The segment CAAACGCAATTTTAAGCCCTTGGGGACTATTGTCTAGTTTCAATCCCATTGCTAGGATTCATTAATAAGAAACACTCAAGCCATTAGACCTGTGGGAATAATTGGGCAAAGTTTCAATCCCATTGCTAGGATTCATTAATAAGAAACGGCGAAAATGAAGACGACGACGATGTGGTGACGGAAATGTTTCAATCCCATTGCTAGGATTCATTAATAAGAAACTGCGATCGCGCCAAGCCCATCCCCATAAGGATTGTGAGGTTAAATCTGACGGGACTCAAAAAAATGAGTGATTGGGGACATCAATGTTAGTAATAACCCAGAGGTGAAACAGCTACAACTCTTTAATTATCAAGGTTCTGGCGATCTGACGGGAGGCCAGGGATTTTGACCCCGCTTCGAGCCGTCAGTTTTAGTTAAGTTCTAGCGATAGTTAAGTCCTAGCGAAGATCCCCTAAAAAGGAGGGATTAGCCTGTAATCTCAGGCTGTGCCTTGCGGCTTCTTGCTGACAGCACACTATGGCACTCAAAGGCAAGCTTTTCCGGTCTTTCACCGACGTTCCCCCTTGAAACTTGGGTACGGTGGCTCTCGCCAAAATTAGGGGATCTATTTTTATTCAGTTTTCAAGGTTCAAAATCTCTTGATTTAATAATAGCAAAAATCTAAGATTTGTCAAGCCCAAAAGCAGTCTGTTCGATATTAATTGCCGCGTTTAAATCGGCGGGCATTTCTAACCCACATTTTAAGCAATGAAATGAAGCTTGAGTTAGGCGATTTTCGCTATCTGTATGCCCACAGCGTGAGCATTTTTGGCTGGTGTAATTGGCTCTTACCCTCTCAATATGCCTATTCTCATAGGAATTAGCCTTAGATTCCAAAAATGCTCTAAGTTGTCCAAGTCCTGCATCGTGGAAGGATTGATTGAGTCCTGCTTTAGCTTTTGCCCCATTATGTTCATAGCCTTTGCCGTCTTCTCTCTTTTCGGCTTTTGGTCTTTTATTCATATTGGTTAGTTTAGTATCCTCGATAGCGATCGCACCGTATTTATTAACTAAATGAGTTGACACTTTATGGTTATAGTATTTACGGTGATCAGCAGTTTGTTTATGGATTTTAGCTAAAGCTTTTTTAGTTTTTTCCCAGTTTTTGCTCCCAGGGGTTTGTCTTGATAATTTTTTTTGTAATACAGTCAAGTGTCGTTCATTTTCTTTTAAAAACCGTTGATTAGAGATACATTTACCATCACTTAAGGTTAACAAAGTGACTAACCCTGGATCAATTCCCACTTGTAAATCACTATCAGGAATAGGCTTATGTTCTACTTGAAAGACTAGGTTAAGATAGTAGCCATCAGCTTTTTTTGTTAAACTTCCATTACGCGGTTGAATTTGTCCCTGATGACGATTATGAAGACCTCTAAATTCAATCAATCCAAATTCTTTACCCAATAACTGACAGTTATTGGCTTCTGGATCAAACTTAATCCTATTTGTCTGTTTGTTGCATAAAGAGATAACAGGATTGCGTTTTGATTTAAACTTTAACTTTCTAAAGTCTCCTTTTTGATAGCGTTTCCAAGCTTCCATTAAGTTCATTGAAATGAAAGATTGCCTAACTTTCATGTTAACATTTAACAGTTTTTGAAGATGATAATTAGTCAAAAGATTACAGCTTATTAACCATTGATTAGTAAAGCATTTAAACTTAGCAAGTTTTTGGGGTTCTTCAAGATGCCAATAGGGTCTAATGGGAGTAAAAAAATTACCATCTCGATTAATCGTTCGACAAGCTAAACTTTTAGTATTGTCTTTTTTACGGACTTCATTTTCTTCTTTTGTTAACCAATCACATTCGGGTAAAGCTTTGGTAATATGCCATTCAACGGGGTAAATATCAGGTTTATTTTCTATCTCATTAAGATAAGTTTGTAAAGATGATTTATCAAGATAATTTTTAAGAAATTTCTGATTAGTACGCCATCTTCGTTGTTGTTCTTCATAGAGCAACCCTAAAGCTAAATTATACAGAGGTCTCAAAGAATCAGTCCAGTTTTCAAATAAAGCAGTTTGAGTTGTTGATAAATACGCTTTAAGTTGAATAGTAATATGGTGTTGAACAAGCTCTGACATAGATTTTATGGCAAACATAGCTTGATCTACTAAACCATGTTTTTCCTTCAAAAGCAGTGATCTTAATCACATGAACGTCTTATTTTTTTAGCAGTTAATAATCATTTTCTTTTAGCGTTTTGATAGCTCGTGAGCTATACCTTATACCCAATCCTGTTTAGATAAACTGATTTACATTCTATCGGTTCCCTGTTTCCTCTTATCTATCTTTTTTTCACTTTATAGGGACTGGTAACAGGAGCTTTTTGCCACCAAGAATTGAGGGGATAATATAGGACTGGAGCCCACAAACTGCTGAGAATAGCCGAAGATAAAACAAAGCGTTGATAGTCAAGCCAAATTTCTTCTAAAGGACGAATGTTGGCTAAAATATACTGTCCGGCCGTAATGCTTTCAGCAACAATCACCATAGCAAAGGTAATCAAGGCAACGGAGATAAAATCCTCTTGAATATACCGTTGTTTTTGTAACTTCGCCGTCAGAAATCCTACCACAACTAAACTAAAAACATGGGAAGGATAAGCACCTGTGAGTCCATCTTGAATTAGTCCTAAGACTAACCCGGCCGTAATCCCTTGAAACACCGATCGCTTTAAACTCCAAACTACAACCCAAATTAACACCCAATTAGTGCCCACCCCTAATAATTCCATCCCCGGTAAACGAGTGGGAGAAAGCAATAAACACAAAATAACAGAGCCAGCAATAACTAGCCTGTTAACCACTGAATAATGGAACCAAACCTTCATTGACTTTCAAAGGGATGGACGATCGCCCACTCTAAATCATTAATCGGAGCCGTTAGTCGAATCTTCGCTTCTGGAGCTGGACTCTTTTCGAGATTGACTGATTCTACCTGACCGATGGGCAGTCCCCCAGGAAACAGACGACTCACCGGAGACGTGGTAATCGTATCCCCTGGACGCACTTGGGGGACTTTTTCAAAAAAGCGCATCACGGCTATCTGCGCACTTTCCCCCTCAACGACCCCCATAGTTCGACTACGGCTCACCGTTGCCCCAACGCGACTGGTGGGATCACTAACCAATAAAACTCGGCTCGTATTCGGGGTAACATCGATGACTCGACCAATTAAACCCCCAATCCCCGTCACCACATAACCTACTTTAATACCATCTTGACTGCCTCGCCCGATAATCACTTGTTTCCACCAATCATCGGTACTTCGTCCA is part of the Rippkaea orientalis PCC 8801 genome and harbors:
- the mreD gene encoding rod shape-determining protein MreD — encoded protein: MKVWFHYSVVNRLVIAGSVILCLLLSPTRLPGMELLGVGTNWVLIWVVVWSLKRSVFQGITAGLVLGLIQDGLTGAYPSHVFSLVVVGFLTAKLQKQRYIQEDFISVALITFAMVIVAESITAGQYILANIRPLEEIWLDYQRFVLSSAILSSLWAPVLYYPLNSWWQKAPVTSPYKVKKR
- the c2c8 gene encoding type V CRISPR-associated protein C2c8, with the translated sequence MSELVQHHITIQLKAYLSTTQTALFENWTDSLRPLYNLALGLLYEEQQRRWRTNQKFLKNYLDKSSLQTYLNEIENKPDIYPVEWHITKALPECDWLTKEENEVRKKDNTKSLACRTINRDGNFFTPIRPYWHLEEPQKLAKFKCFTNQWLISCNLLTNYHLQKLLNVNMKVRQSFISMNLMEAWKRYQKGDFRKLKFKSKRNPVISLCNKQTNRIKFDPEANNCQLLGKEFGLIEFRGLHNRHQGQIQPRNGSLTKKADGYYLNLVFQVEHKPIPDSDLQVGIDPGLVTLLTLSDGKCISNQRFLKENERHLTVLQKKLSRQTPGSKNWEKTKKALAKIHKQTADHRKYYNHKVSTHLVNKYGAIAIEDTKLTNMNKRPKAEKREDGKGYEHNGAKAKAGLNQSFHDAGLGQLRAFLESKANSYENRHIERVRANYTSQKCSRCGHTDSENRLTQASFHCLKCGLEMPADLNAAINIEQTAFGLDKS
- the mreC gene encoding rod shape-determining protein MreC produces the protein MLIIRRWYVNYGSKLVWAVVALAIGWFLRQTQGAPLLELYYWVSRPFHSAPPSLLEERLTNARIVELEQRLAELERQNQQLQRLLGYYQQQQAGVITAPIIGRSTDDWWKQVIIGRGSQDGIKVGYVVTGIGGLIGRVIDVTPNTSRVLLVSDPTSRVGATVSRSRTMGVVEGESAQIAVMRFFEKVPQVRPGDTITTSPVSRLFPGGLPIGQVESVNLEKSPAPEAKIRLTAPINDLEWAIVHPFESQ